The genomic stretch GGGAAACATTTGTGTCCACTTAAATGTCCATTGTTGCGTTTTACTGTTGTAATTAATATTGAGAGACAGAACTGAAGTGTATTAAGTGTTTGTGGTTAGTTATAAAGTATTAACAAACTTACAAGGCACTAAACAGGTAGCCAAGATAAATATGACATGAATGACAGTGATAACAATTAAACAACAATTAAATACAGAAGCATAGACACAGTGTAGCAGCTATCTCTGTAAGCTACTAACTTCTGAGATTATTTTATAATCTCAGAGTTATAGTTATTTCTACCCACTGTAAACTAGACATGTGTCTGGctttaaaactaaaatatttGTTACTGTTGTGCCAAATTAAACAGTTCTTACTTGTATGAGACTTCTCAGATGCCaaaaattgtttaataatgatttaaCAAAAATCCATTATGTTTTAGAGCAATATCAGTAGTTTGATAACATTCATGTCTGATGTCATGCAGGTTGTTGGGCTCGGCAACCCTGGCATGAATAGCTCACGGCACAGCATTGGCATGGCTGTGATCGCAGAGCTGGCACAACGTCTGGGAGTGAATGATCAGTGGAAATCAGACAGGCAGGTATCAGGTGAGGTCATCGTTTCAGTCTACGAGGACACACAGCTTGTGCTTCTCCGGCCAAAACTGCTCATGAATGTGAATGGAGTTAGTGTGGCAAAGGCAGGTGAGTGAGACCCAAAACATATGTTCTTCCTCATATTctgaattattattacttaattattatGGTAAATTATCGtctacaaaatattaatgatttAAATTGTCGTTGAATTGTttgttatttatgttttttagcAAACAAATTTTCTATTAAGCCTGAGAACATTGTCTTGGTCCATGATGAACTTGATAAGCCACTTGGGAAGCTTGGCATCAAACATGGAGGCAGTGCAAGGTCCGAAACACTTTGATTTCATACCAAATTATgaatttgttgtttatttttgtatgtaaaatcTACAGAGCAAAATTTGTTGAATACCTGATACTTATATTGAAATGTGCTTGTTTAATATTAAGATTTTCCAAtacaattcataataataataataataaaaaaacatttcttaacAGGGGTCACAATGGTGTCCGATCATGTATTGATTGCCTTCAATCTGACGTAAGTCTTAGATTTGTTGAATAACTATTACTTTAACTTCCAAATGATCATTTATTTGAATGCAGTGCTTTTTATACATCGTCTTACCTGTGCTCATTTGAAAGGTTATGCCACGGCTACGAATTGGTATTGGTCGACCCTCAGGAAAGACCCCAGTGGACCGGCATGTTCTGGGACGGTTTTCCAAAGAAGAGCAGATCATGTTAAGCTCTGTGATGGAACATAGTGTAGACATCCTACTAGCACAGTTCACTGAACCGCAAGTCCAAAAATCTCCAGCAGGGGGCAGAAGAGCATCACGCAATAGTAAAGAGAAGCCATCTTCAGCAGCTCAGGACCCTGATCAAGTGCAGATCCCCACCTGACCTGAACTGTCATATTAACAAACTCATATCTGTTAAATTCCAGTGATGTCTCAGTGGTTAGGAATCTGAGCTTTCTAATGGAAAGTTAAAGGTTCACACCCTGGCTTTGGTATACAGCCACTGCGTCTGCTTTAGGGGCTTCATATGGTGGATGCTTATGGCTGATCCTACACTCCTGCAACAACAATAAAGGGgttgattttattattgtatagtcagtataataatatgtatatgtgtaataataacaacacattttaatatgtatattattaacacatacatacaaatcagctgtttcatgttttttgtttaaattttttatagcTGAAAAACAATAAGGCACTCAAGTGGCACAGCAGAGATAcatggttcaaatctcagctggtTGTTGGCCGGTTGtgtgtctgcacagacatgactggttaATGTTCATGGGGGTGGGGGGTATTGTCAGTGCCCTCTcaatgcaggtcccaagcctggataaaaataggagAGTTGTGTCAGTAAGGGcatctggtaaaaaaaaaaagtctggtaTACGggccagatctgctgtggtgacccctaaacacaggagcagccgaaagaaaatAATCTTACTGTACCATACAAGATTTGACCACATGAAGATTACGCAAGAGAACAGTGAtttcagaaataaaagattcataaaaaaaatcatgttttgtctggtcagctttatttcatttgtaaatatacatctattcctgcaaTTCAGGCCTGCACAACATACCAAAAAAATTCCACTCATCATAAGGTAAGAGTTTGGGATTTCTTTTAGACCTTGCTAAGAAACCACTGTTTTATTTACTGCCCACAGTTTAagacggtgggtagcactgtcgcctcacagcaagaaggtcttgggtttggtcccaaggtggagcggtccgggtcctttctgtgtgcagtttgcatgttctccacatgtctgcgtgggtttcctccgggagcacaggttttctcccacagtccaaagacatgcctgtgactgtgtttgatataaccttgtgaactgattaatcttgtgtaatgagtaactaccgtttttgtcatgaatgtaaccaaagtgtaaaacatgacgttaaaatcctaataaaccaacaaacaaacagtttaAGAGGGTTCAATGATATAAAACATAagatttttaaatttttcaaaTTTAAGTGTTGCTCATGTTGGACATCACGACAGAACGTCAAAACACTGAGTAGGCCATGGAATTATTCTTTAAACTGTTGTCACTCAATACAGTCCACCACTGTATCAAGAAATGCCACCTAAAACTCTATTATGCAAATTTCACTTCTAGGCAGAAATGCTCCAGAGTTCTCTAGGCCTGTGCTTATCTcagaaaaaaactaaagactgtggaaatgtgtgctgtgattGAACAAATATGATAAAAATCTAATAACGGACAGTAAATTCTTTTGTCATATAACATGATTCATGTAGTGCTCTCCAGATGGCTCATTGTTTTTGGCAGAACCTTTTCAACATTCTAAAAGAAAGTTTTTCTTGCTGCTTCAAATGCCACCTAATTCTATGGAATCTTGTTTGTTGCAGGATTCCTCATAGGACCTTTATAGGATTACCCAAAGTAAACTATTTACATGTATGGCAGGGCTATGAGGACTATTTTAAATAACTTGAATTATTAGCACATCAAAACAAGTAAACACAAGTAGAGGTAATGAAAGTCTTTGAATAAGTGGAAAACATCTTGAAATGTAAGGCAGATATATTACATGCAATCCCACAATCAGATCAAGACAATCTCCAGAATCTCTTAATAATTCTATATTGTGGCAGTGAAATACACCCAAAAAGATCAAGAAGTCACCACTACATTTCACAGTAAACCATAGGTTCTTGATATTCAAAATGCTCTTTTAATGACAAAAGATCTCCTGGTGCAAGTGAGCAGTTTAAGTTAGAAAGCAAATTTACAATAACATGTGCTCTTAAACAATAATGTCATAATTTAGTATGGTTTCAAACAGGTGTGGTTCAACAATGACCAGCAGCAAATTTAAGATATCTAAAGCAGACATCTAAAGCTCTGCTATCACTAGGAAAGACAATGGTGAAAGAAGAAAGGAGTTACTTCTAAAAGAAGCCTACTTATGATAGATCTCTTGCTTTCTTGCTTGAAAAAATACAATCCCTAGAGCTTTTCTTTCTCACGAACTTTTCCCAGATTCTTTGAGTGGTCAATGTTGGTCAGATCAATCATACTCACACCAATCCTTTTGCCAGGTCAGAGGTCATGTGCTGGCTGGACACTGGGATAATAGAAAAGTGCTAATTTATTCAGTAAAGAGTCTACTGGGCCTCACTGGGGGAATTCAcagtttagcttttttttttttttttttaatccaaatgTAGGCAACTTAAACTATTTGACAATGTTGGGCAAATTATGCTGGGAGCCACAAATAAACTTTACTTATATAAGACATGTTTTATAAACCATCCAAATGGTGCTTAATAGAAGATGGTTGTGcttaaaaatagaataatttCCTGTATTAAATTAGATGATTTTTTGTAACAAAAACTACAAACCCAAAATCAATCAACTTGGGAAAGTATATACAAAATCAATATTACATGTTTtaccattttaattttattgacTTTATGCACAAATGTCTAAGccaaaaagctgggacagggcaAATTATTACCATAAAATGCTGTTTATATACAGGTAATATATACAGTTAATGTTGTCATGATTGAGAATAAAAAGATCATTAATGCAAGGCTTAGTTGTTTAAAAGAAGGGATGTGTTAAAATGCTCTACTTTTGCAATAGCCAAAAAGTGGGTTGCATTAAGAAACACAATTTATGTCAACAGAGATCTCTGATTGTTGACCAACTGAAGTGTTACGTCAAgcaaaaataggaaaaaatctattttaacaactacaacaactggtctttagtttccaaatattAACTGAacattgattaattgattaacaGTTGTTAAAAGAAAAGGAGATGTACCAGTGGTCaacatgtatatgtacagtatatatacagttgcAATAAGAAACATTCGACCccccaaaacaaataaatatttataaatcttAACATGTCTGCAGAGTTAGACTTTGCATGCTGCCATGTGGCAATAATTCAACCACTACATAATATTGTTTatctactgctagtctgtatgacttaaagctgggttacaacatgattaaagcATCGGGAACTCAATACCGCCCCtgatttgcttcagctgtgttgttatataaacaccagaGATGTGTTTAAGATGTGTTaagctgtcacaaaagctgatAGACGAAATCATTTAATTGCACCAGAAGGTAATGAGTAAAAAGATTTCTTAGACCATGAATATTCTTAGAGAGACCATTGAGAGTATTGACAGAAGCGGCAAACTTATTATACAGCTTGCCTGGCTGTAAGAGAAAGCCAAAAATTTAATCCACAGTgattaatgaagaaaaaccttACAGGATGACACGATGAAGGTTGGGACAAATTTGCCATTGGCAACCATAAAAAGATCACTTTACTACCAAGGACTTTATGGTCACATTTTGTGGCCAAACTCCTAGTCGCAAGCCCtcttccaagtcaaccaaagcttggttgaAGAAATCAGTTCTGGAATTTCCTTGAGTGTccttctcagtctccagatttaaatgaaATAGAAAGGTGGGATTTAAAGAGAGCAGTGGTAGCCCAAAATCCATCAAACCTCTGTGAGCTTTGCACCAGAAGAATAGGCCAAATCTCACAAGAGAGGTATTAGAAGCTTGTTAGTACTTCTCGAAATTGCTTATTAAATTATACCAGGGCAAACGGATGTTCCAAGTACTGAGGCTGAGGGTTGAATTATGGTGCCCATGaacatttgtcaagagaactagatgttttttattattaaactcaAAATGTTGTAACTTATGTTACAAATTATTGTATAATGTAATTACATTTTCAGGTGAGGTAAATATTTCCAATTGCAGCTATATATACACGATAAACAGGATATAGGCAAACGTTTCACGAGAGATGCCAGAAATTTGTTAGCAATTTGTTAGCACTTCTACTCTGATGCAGCTTCCAAAAAGAAATGTTATATCTAATTTGTGCAGAATGTTTCTGGTGCAATTGCATTACAGTTAGGTTTGAAAACATCATTTGGCTCATATGCTTTTAAGTAGCAGTCTGTACCTTCTGTAAACGCAGCAAAGTGTGTGGATGCAACACACTGTCAGAAATATGGCAACCTGTGGGTTATTTGAAGAACCAATGCCCTTGGTTGATTAATCTACTGTTTAAATAATGCATTCcctaaataattttttataaaatatgacATACAAAGCATTTCACTCCTAATTGtaccatgtatgtatgtactgtatgtgacaAACTTGTGATTTGATTTATGTTAATTACATTACCTGccaattatttgttgttatttcatcatccgctttatcctggtcagggttgcagcaggccCAGTTCCGCCAGGGAAATTCCAACATAGtatacaaagtaaaaaaaaaaaaaaaaaacccagacagggtgccatagccaatcatgtctgtgcagacccccgaccggctgatatcaccactgagattcgaacctggatctcaaCAGTGGTGGGCTGCTAGTGCACACCTGTCAGTGATACACAGGCTGATATGATAGCTATGTCAAGGGTGGCCAAAGGCTTGCAATGAATTGGAGCCATGTCCAGGGTACTGTACCTTGCGCCAAGTGTTTCACGCAGTGCTTTCTCTACAGCATCCAAATACGATGccatttgggacacagcagaTATTGTATGTTGTATAAAGGAAGGACTGCAGCTTCTCTGTGCCTGTTGGTAAAAAAAGGATTCACacgtattatttattttaataaatggaaCTTTATTAAAAGAAGAACTGAATTGTGGTTTACATGTTACCATTCAGTTTCTAGCTGGGGAGAGTGTTATAAAGTCTTTGAGAAAGCATATAGGTAATCTGACTTATCTCTACTTACTTTTACCGTTTTACACCAGTGAAGaaaatttaaatacaattatataatgTAGGACATTCTCTGTTTCATCCTCTTCTCTTTTAAAACACAGTGAATGTTCATCTGATTTCTAGTTATGCACTTGACCATTTTAAAGGGAGACATGCAGAAATTATTGGTAACACCACAGCTTTCTCTATAGCATCCAAATGTAATGccatttgggacacagcagctATTGTAGGGTGTATAGGAGGACTGCAGCTTCTCCTGATGGTAAAaaggaatttatttattttaataaatgggACTTTTTAGAAGAATTGAATCGTGGCATTGTTACCATTATGTTTGTAGCTGAGAAGGGGGCATAAAGCCAAAGGCATCAGCAACCTGACTTACTTTATACTGTTTTACATCAGTGaacaaaagttaaataaaactgtataatgtacatttttctATCTGTTTCATCCTATTCTGTATTAAAACACAGTGAATGTTCATCTGATTTCTAGTTATGCACTTGTAAATTTAACAGGGAGACATGCAGAAATTATTGGTAGCACCACAGCTTTCTCTATAGCATCCAAATATAATGccatttgggacacagcagctATTGTAGGGTGTATAGGAGGACTGCAGCTTATCCTGATGGTAAAAAGAaatttatatgtattatttatttttaataaatgggaCTTTTTAGAAGAATTGAATCGTGGCTTACATGTTGCCATTACGTTTCTGAGAAGGGGGCATAAAGCCAAAGGCATCAGCAACCTGACTTACTTTATACTGTTTTACATCAGTGaacaaaagttaaataaaactgTATAATGTAATTTTTCTATCTGTTTCATCCCATTCTATATTAAAACACAGTGAATATTGATCTGATTTCTAGTTATGCACTTGTAAATTTAACAGGGAGACATGCAGAAATTATTGGTAGCACCAGAGCTTTCTCTATAGCATCCAAATATAACGccatttgggacacagcagctATTGTAGGGTGTATACAGGAAGAACTGCAGCTTCTCTGTGCCTATTGGTAAGTAGGGATTCacaagtattatttattttagtgccCCTGTGACAACCAGCTTGGCCCCCCATACGGCCCCTCTAGGAAAACAGTATATGTAACTCAAAttgaatatgaaaaagaaaaggactaaataaattacatttaagcaGAGCAAATGCCTTACATTGTGATTCTTTGTTGATCTGTTTACATCAAACTCAAGAAAATGTAGactgaaaactgcataaataaaatgttgaattcaattgaatatcgaccccccccccacctcacatggtctagaaccgccactgatgttgatctgatTTCTAGTTATGCACTTGACAATTATTTACTGTACAACAAAGTAAATATCAAATAAATCATCTGTTTAAGAATTGCAcagaaactaaacaaaaaacccGTTTGACCTTTCATATCATTTACTGCTTTTACTCAAGCTTTACTGATCCCTGAGTGTTTTAGCTACAACTGCCacttttcactttcatttcaaGCTTGTTAATGTGCTGTTGTAAAAACACTCTATTTAGAAACTGTTAATGAACAACTGGCTTTGTGCTGGAGTGTCAGGTAATGCTTTTGTaccagatctttttttttttctaagcaAAAGAATGAGAGGCAAACGTCACCTCGGTACACAATGCGTAATTGGCACTGAGTGTACAGTGCTGGATTGTAATTGCTGTGTGGCTTTAAGGGGCAGCTGCTGCTCTCAGTGATACAGAGCAGCTTCAGCCTTTCTTCATTACAATGGGCATTTTAATGGGAGCCCTGGTGTCATTCAAATCTCGTACCAAGGGATCATAAGCTCCACACTCTCTCTCTGGGCGTCAGTCTTCTTGGCGTGCTTTTAAACGAGCTGTGTGCGCCCTTTTCTCCTGTTGCTTTATAGCTGCTCTTATCACAGGGAGCTCTCTCATTCCCTTTCTCTCTCCCATCCTCTCTCACCCTCTTTCACCCTCTTTTCCTCTCTCTCCAGGATCCGTTTAACTCTGTGCTTTTAAACTAAAATGGACTATAACGCATTTTACGCAGGACTTTTTGCGCATCTTTTTAACAACTGACTGATCCCACCCGAGTGCAGATTTTTACCCGAGGAACGATTTGTCGGGTTTCGATGCTTCAGGGATTTTTTTGGGGAAATTCAGATGCTGAGAGAGCATCTTTAACAGGTGCAGAAATGGCGAACGGCTGCTTCTCTGCTATGCTAATAGCTAACGCTGCACCACCAACACATGGACTCACCAAAGACAAACAATTTGAacgttgttttttattattattattgttaatggtATTCGTTTTTTTTGTAAAGAGGGAACATTTTACGGCGAATGAATGCGAAATACCCTAAAAATTTAGATTAAAAGCCTTCGAGTTCCaacaggattttttttaaattctttatgTCACAATGTGATAATGTTCTAATTTTACTAGAATTCGATTATGACATATTAGTGTAGAACTAGTTTATATTCCATTCCATCATTTATGTACCAATAATAGCCAGTATTTTCAAATCAAATGCTCCTATATGTATCAGTATTTTCCCACAGGGCTAAATGTGCATgcctttaccaaaaaaaaaaagctatagaATTGATTTGACTAGTTTATACCTATAGATCGTGTCCGTTTAGGCCTTGCATTGCTTGTATAAATAGAAGTATTTTACACTGGCTAACAAAATCACATCTGTGCATTACATGGTGCCTGTTAATGCAAAT from Trichomycterus rosablanca isolate fTriRos1 chromosome 21, fTriRos1.hap1, whole genome shotgun sequence encodes the following:
- the ptrh1 gene encoding probable peptidyl-tRNA hydrolase, producing MSMRNVTVWGIVSHVIRFPITLMRRILTKLINRVLLGTLPCEKMSSKVIGSTSKRKLVVGLGNPGMNSSRHSIGMAVIAELAQRLGVNDQWKSDRQVSGEVIVSVYEDTQLVLLRPKLLMNVNGVSVAKAANKFSIKPENIVLVHDELDKPLGKLGIKHGGSARGHNGVRSCIDCLQSDVMPRLRIGIGRPSGKTPVDRHVLGRFSKEEQIMLSSVMEHSVDILLAQFTEPQVQKSPAGGRRASRNSKEKPSSAAQDPDQVQIPT